One Diospyros lotus cultivar Yz01 chromosome 1, ASM1463336v1, whole genome shotgun sequence genomic window carries:
- the LOC127797134 gene encoding pentatricopeptide repeat-containing protein At5g66520-like, translated as MRPPPQLNAAAANRIIHLLATCNSPTHIRQIQAQLILHSLYADTTIAYHFIAACQSSGLLDHADLLYAPLRRPHVFICNALIKAFSHSQFPRKAISMHARMQSSCVVPNNYTFPFVLKAFSDLRDVKRGQSVHTQIVKMGHLNDIYVQNSLLNLYASSGDIGLCRKVFDEMPQRDVVSWTVVITGYREAGKFDDALVAFEQMQFSGIRPNQVTMVNALSACSASGALEMGVWIHDFIRKSEWELDVILGTSLIDMYGKCGRIEEGIAVFQIMKENNVFTWNAVIKGLALAKSGEEAVRWFSRMEQEGVKPDEVTLIGVLCACTHSGLVQIGRQIFSSLVDGKYGFHPGVKHYACMVDLLARLGCLQEAFKIIKEMPSEATKAVWGAFLAGCRAHGDLELSEVAAWKLIDLDPQNSGYYVMLSNLYAQMGRFGEVERVRSLMKKRGLKKDLGFSTVELQPQDHVHMSY; from the coding sequence ATGAGGCCGCCGCCACAACTCAACGCTGCAGCAGCCAACAGAATCATCCATCTCTTAGCCACATGCAATTCGCCCACTCACATTCGCCAAATCCAGGCTCAACTCATCCTCCATAGCCTCTACGCCGACACCACTATTGCCTACCATTTCATCGCCGCTTGTCAATCTTCCGGCCTCTTAGACCACGCCGATCTTCTATACGCCCCGCTCCGTCGGCCCCATGTTTTCATTTGCAACGCTCTCATCAAAGCCTTTTCTCACTCCCAGTTCCCTCGCAAGGCCATATCCATGCACGCCCGCATGCAGAGCAGCTGCGTTGTTCCGAACAACTACACCTTCCCTTTCGTTCTCAAGGCTTTTTCTGACCTTCGCGATGTTAAACGAGGGCAAAGCGTGCATACCCAGATCGTAAAAATGGGTCATCTCAACGACATCTATGTCCAAAACTCGTTGCTGAACTTGTACGCGTCAAGCGGGGATATAGGCTTGTGCCGGAAGGTGTTTGATGAAATGCCGCAGAGAGATGTTGTCTCGTGGACTGTTGTGATTACGGGGTATCGGGAGGCTGGGAAGTTCGATGATGCGCTGGTTGCTTTCGAGCAGATGCAGTTTTCAGGTATACGTCCGAATCAAGTGACGATGGTGAATGCTTTATCGGCCTGCTCGGCTTCTGGGGCTCTTGAGATGGGGGTCTGGATACACGATTTTATCAGGAAGAGTGAGTGGGAACTGGACGTGATCCTGGGAACTTCTTTGATTGATATGTATGGGAAATGTGGGAGAATTGAAGAGGGGATAGCTGTTTTTCAAATCATGAAGGAAAATAATGTCTTTACATGGAATGCTGTTATTAAAGGGCTAGCTTTGGCCAAGAGCGGGGAGGAGGCGGTCCGATGGTTTTCCAGAATGGAGCAAGAAGGGGTTAAACCAGATGAAGTTACTTTGATTGGAGTGCTTTGTGCTTGTACCCATTCTGGGTTGGTACAAATTGGAAGGCAAATATTCTCTTCACTTGTTGATGGGAAGTATGGATTTCATCCGGGCGTGAAGCATTACGCGTGTATGGTTGATCTGTTGGCGCGGCTTGGATGTCTCCAAGAAGCTTTCAAGATCATTAAAGAAATGCCCTCTGAGGCTACTAAAGCTGTCTGGGGAGCTTTCTTAGCTGGCTGTAGAGCTCATGGGGACCTTGAATTGAGTGAAGTTGCAGCTTGGAAACTAATAGATTTGGATCCACAAAATAGTGGTTACTACGTTATGCTGTCTAATCTTTACGCACAAATGGGAAGATTTGGGGAAGTGGAAAGGGTCAGGAGTTTGATGAAGAAGAGGGGACTGAAGAAGGATCTGGGTTTCAGCACAGTTGAGCTTCAACCTCAGGATCACGTCCATATGAGTTACTAA
- the LOC127807531 gene encoding dephospho-CoA kinase isoform X1, with product MRIVGLTGGIASGKSTVSNLFKSHGVPVVDADLVARDVLKKGTGGWKKVVAAFGEDILQDNGEVDRAKLGRIVFADPDKRQLLNRYFFTLAFWLLCVCRLLAPFISSGILWEILKLWMRGYKIIVLDVPLLFEAKMDRWTKPIIVVWVDPETQLQRLMERDRTSIEEAKNRIQAQMPLDLKTTKADIVIDNTGSIEELNESFRKVLVKVTTPLTWTEFALSRQGAFVAFVSVFIGVIICQKSL from the exons ATGAGGATTGTAGGGCTCACAGGTGGAATCGCCTCCGGGAAGAGCACCGTCTCTAATCTTTTCAAGTCCCACGGCGTCCCCGTTGTCGACGCCGACCTCGTCGCTCGC GATGTTCTAAAGAAAGGCACCGGTGGCTGGAAAAAGGTTGTGGCTGCATTTGGTGAGGACATCTTACAGGATAATGGAGAAGTAGATAGAGCAAAGCTAGGCCGCATAGTATTTGCTGATCCCGACAAGCGCCAGCTACTTAATCG CTACTTTTTCACTTTAGCCTTCTGGCTATTATGTGTTTGCAGGCTATTGGCACCCTTCATTTCGTCTGGTATTTTGTGGGAAATTTTGAAGTTATGGATGAGGGGCTATAAAATTATTGTTCTTGATGTCCCTTTGCTGTTTGAAGCCAAGATGGACAGGTGGACAAAGCCAATTATTGTTGTATGGGTTGATCCTGAAACACAGCTTCAGCGACTTATGGAAAGAGATAGAACATCTATTGAGGAGGCCAAAAACAGGATACAAGCTCAGATGCCTCTAGATTTGAAAACGACTAAGGCAGACATAGTAATTGACAACACTGGATCAATAGAGGAACTGAATGAAAGTTTTAGGAAAGTATTAGTCAAGGTCACAACACCATTGACATGGACTGAATTTGCACTTTCCAGACAGGGAGCTTTTGTGGCTTTTGTATCAGTTTTTATTGGTGTTATCATATGCCAGAAAAGTTTATAA
- the LOC127807531 gene encoding dephospho-CoA kinase isoform X2, with the protein MRIVGLTGGIASGKSTVSNLFKSHGVPVVDADLVARDVLKKGTGGWKKVVAAFGEDILQDNGEVDRAKLGRIVFADPDKRQLLNRLLAPFISSGILWEILKLWMRGYKIIVLDVPLLFEAKMDRWTKPIIVVWVDPETQLQRLMERDRTSIEEAKNRIQAQMPLDLKTTKADIVIDNTGSIEELNESFRKVLVKVTTPLTWTEFALSRQGAFVAFVSVFIGVIICQKSL; encoded by the exons ATGAGGATTGTAGGGCTCACAGGTGGAATCGCCTCCGGGAAGAGCACCGTCTCTAATCTTTTCAAGTCCCACGGCGTCCCCGTTGTCGACGCCGACCTCGTCGCTCGC GATGTTCTAAAGAAAGGCACCGGTGGCTGGAAAAAGGTTGTGGCTGCATTTGGTGAGGACATCTTACAGGATAATGGAGAAGTAGATAGAGCAAAGCTAGGCCGCATAGTATTTGCTGATCCCGACAAGCGCCAGCTACTTAATCG GCTATTGGCACCCTTCATTTCGTCTGGTATTTTGTGGGAAATTTTGAAGTTATGGATGAGGGGCTATAAAATTATTGTTCTTGATGTCCCTTTGCTGTTTGAAGCCAAGATGGACAGGTGGACAAAGCCAATTATTGTTGTATGGGTTGATCCTGAAACACAGCTTCAGCGACTTATGGAAAGAGATAGAACATCTATTGAGGAGGCCAAAAACAGGATACAAGCTCAGATGCCTCTAGATTTGAAAACGACTAAGGCAGACATAGTAATTGACAACACTGGATCAATAGAGGAACTGAATGAAAGTTTTAGGAAAGTATTAGTCAAGGTCACAACACCATTGACATGGACTGAATTTGCACTTTCCAGACAGGGAGCTTTTGTGGCTTTTGTATCAGTTTTTATTGGTGTTATCATATGCCAGAAAAGTTTATAA
- the LOC127807515 gene encoding bifunctional protein FolD 2 has translation MASHSSQEGKQANIIDGKAIAQTIRSEIAAEVSQLSQKYGKVPGLAVVIVGSRKDSQSYVSMKRKACNEVGIKSFDVDLPEQVSEAELMSKIHELNAIPDVHGILVQLPLPKHINEERILGEISIEKDVDGFHPLNIGKLAMKGREPLFLPCTPKGCLELLSRSGISVKGKRAVVVGRSNIVGLPVSLLLLKADATVTIVHSHTSNAESIIREADIVIAAAGQAMMIKGGWIKPGAAVIDVGTNAVDDPSRKSGYRLVGDVNFDEACKVAGCITPVPGGVGPMTVAMLLKNTLEGAKRAMEQPQ, from the exons ATGGCATCGCACTCATCGCAAGAAGGAAAGCAAGCGAATATAATTGATGGAAAAGCAATCGCGCAGACCATCCGATCTGAAATCGCCGCCGAAGTCAGCCAGCTCTCCCAGAAATACGGCAAg GTCCCAGGTTTGGCTGTAGTCATTGTAGGCTCCAGGAAAGACTCTCAAAGTTATGTCTCTATGAAGCGCAAAGCATGTAATGAAGTTGGGATTAAGTCCTTTGATGTGGACCTGCCAGAGCAAGTATCTGAGGCTGAGTTGATGAGCAAGATCCACGAGCTAAACGCAATTCCTGATGTTCACG GCATATTGGTTCAACTTCCTTTACCGAAACACATAAATGAAGAGAGAATCTTAGGTGAAATCAGCATTGAAAAAGATGTAGACGGCTTCCATCCTCTGAACATTGGCAAGCTTGCGATGAAAGGCAGAGAACCTCTGTTCCTTCCTTGCACCCCCAAG GGATGCCTTGAGCTTCTGTCCCGAAGTGGTATTAGTGTGAAGGGAAAGAGGGCAGTTGTGGTGGGTAGAAGCAACATTGTTGGATTGCCAGTTTCACTACTACTTCTAAAGGCCGATGCCACCGTTACAATTGTTCATTCACATACCAGTAACGCAGAGAGCATCATCCGTGAAGCAGACATTGTTATAGCTGCAGCAGGACAAGCAATGATG ATTAAAGGTGGCTGGATCAAACCCGGTGCTGCAGTTATTGACGTTGGCACGAACGCCGTAGATGATCCGAGCAGAAAATCAGGATACAGACTTGTGGGAGATGTGAATTTCGATGAGGCGTGTAAAGTTGCAGGATGCATAACCCCGGTCCCGGGCGGTGTCGGCCCAATGACTGTCGCGATGCTACTGAAGAATACCTTGGAGGGCGCGAAGCGAGCAATGGAGCAGCCCCAGTGA
- the LOC127807521 gene encoding heavy metal-associated isoprenylated plant protein 35-like yields MATKPGDEGSSEPPLKYRTWILKVSIHCEACKKKVKKVLQNIDGVYTTTIDSQQQKATVTGNVDGETLIKKLAKTGKHAELLPENFEKKPGKSKNNKKQTNPEGVGNQQKGPEDKTGNPAKSGGGGGGGDQSPADSGEEGDEVEESAQPASGPANGGKKKKKKGKKGNKMEGPNGGDAPAGTGFLPPAGGVNPPIGSMNPGPPSHQFDPYQPAAYYLPPAYGLSYNAAHPSTSSSYYAPMVHAYTQTRTDYPPPPPSNPIHAISHDDDDNYYDDDEGGCSIM; encoded by the exons ATGGCAACAAAACCAGGTGACGAAGGCTCATCAGAACCGCCCCTGAAATACCGGACATGGATCTTGAAGGTCTCTATCCACTGCGAAGCCTGCAAGAAGAAAGTCAAGAAAGTTCTTCAGAACATTGATG GTGTTTATACCACCACGATTGATTCTCAGCAACAAAAGGCTACGGTGACCGGGAACGTGGATGGGGAGACGCTGATCAAGAAGCTGGCAAAGACCGGGAAACATGCCGAGCTCTTGCCGGAAAATTTCGAGAAGAAGCCCGGCAAGTCAAAGAATAACAAGAAACAAACCAACCCTGAAGGTGTCGGAAATCAACAGAAGGGTCCCGAAGACAAAACTGGAAACCCTGCTAaaagcggcggcggcggcggaggaggaGACCAGTCGCCGGCGGACAGCGGCGAAGAAGGTGATGAAGTCGAGGAGTCTGCTCAGCCTGCTAGCGGCCCGGCCAATGgaggcaagaagaagaaaaagaagggtaAGAAGGGAAATAAAATGGAGGGTCCAAATGGTGGGGATGCTCCGGCGGGCACTGGATTTCTTCCGCCGGCCGGTGGCGTGAACCCACCTATTGGGTCGATGAATCCTGGCCCTCCGTCTCATCAATTTGACCCCTATCAACCGGCGGCCTACTATCTTCCCCCTGCTTATGGACTGAGTTACAATGCGGCGCATCCCAGTACCAGCTCTTCATATTATGCTCCGATGGTGCATGCATACACCCAGACACGCACAGATTATCCGCCACCTCCACCGTCGAATCCCATCCATGCAATCAGCCACGATGATGATGACAACTACTATGACGATGATGAGGGTGGATGCTCAATCATGTGA